A stretch of Pleuronectes platessa chromosome 24, fPlePla1.1, whole genome shotgun sequence DNA encodes these proteins:
- the LOC128430906 gene encoding cytochrome P450 20A1 translates to MLDFAIFAVTFVIVLVGAVLYLYPSSRKASGIPGLNPTDEKDGNLQDIVNRGSLHEFLMSLHQEHGSVASFWFGGRPVVSLGAVNQLQQHINPNHTTDSFETMLKSLLGYQSGMGGGATEAMMRKKVYESAINNTLENNFPLVLQLVEELVEKWKSFPVDQHTPLCAHLLGLAMKTVTQLALGERFKDDAEVISFRKNHDAIWSVIGKGYLDGSLEKSTSRKGHYEKALSEMESVLLSVAKERKAQRKQTAFVDALLQSSLTERQIMEDCMVFTLAGSVITANLCIWALHFLSTSEEVQDKLYQELTEVFGSAPVSLDKIPQLRYCQQVLNETVRTAKLTPVAARLQEVEGKVDQHVIPKETLVIYALGVVLQDSDTWSTPYRFDPDRFEEDSVRKSFSLLGFSGNQTCPELRFAYTVATILLSTMVRQLKLQKLKGQVMEVRSELVSTPKDETWVTVSRRS, encoded by the exons ATGCTGGACTTCGCCATCTTCGCCGTCACGTTCGTCATCGTGTTAGTCGGCGCGGTTCTCTACTTGTACCCG TCATCCAGAAAAGCCTCTGGCATCCCAGGTCTTAACCCTACAGATGAAAA GGATGgcaacctgcaggacatcgtgAACCGAGGCAGTCTGCACGAGTTCCTCATGAGTCTTCATCAGGAGCACGGGTCTGTGGCGTCGTTCTGGTTCGGTGGTCGGCCGGTGGTCAGCCTGGGCGCCGTgaaccagctgcagcagcacatcaACCCCAACCACACCA CCGACTCCTTTGAGACGATGCTGAAGTCGTTGCTGGGTTACCAGTCAGGGATGGGAGGCGGGGCCACTGAGGCCATGATGAGGAAAAAGGTGTATGAGAGCGCCATCAACAACACACTGGAGAACAACTTTCCTCTCGTGCTCCAG ctggtggaggagctggtcGAAAAGTGGAAGTCGTTCCCAGTGGACCAGCACACCCCACTGTGCGCCCACCTGCTGGGCCTGGCCATGAAGACGGTCACTCAGCTGGCTCTGGGCGAGCGCTTCAAAGATGACGCGGAGGTCATCTCCTTCCGCAAGAACCATGACGCG ATCTGGTCAGTAATCGGAAAAGGCTATTTGGACGGCTCCCTGGAGAAGAGCACCAGCAGAAAAGGACACTATGAGAAAG CTCTGTCAGAGATGGAGTCTGTGCTGCTGTCAGTGGCGAAAGAGAGAAAAGCCCAGAGGAAGCAGACAGCGTTTGTTGACGCTCTCCTTCAGTCCAGCCTCACAGAGCGACAG atCATGGAGGACTGCATGGTTTTCACTTTGGCTGGAAGCGTCATCACTGCCAACT TGTGTATCTGggcacttcacttcctgtccaccTCAGAGGAAGTCCAGGACAAGTTGTACCAGGAGCTGACAGAAGTTTTTGGTTCGGCTCCAGTTTCTCTGGACAAGATCCCTCAGCTTAG ATATTGCCAGCAGGTCCTAAATGAGACGGTGAGGACAGCCAAGCTGACCCCGGTCGCGGCTCGGCTTCAGGAAGTGGAAGGGAAGGTTGATCAACATGTCATCCCCAAAGAG ACTTTGGTGATTTATGCTTTGGGAGTAGTCCTGCAAGATTCCGACACATGGAGCACCCCCTACAG GTTCGATCCAGATCGCTTTGAGGAGGATTCGGTCAGGAAGAGCTTCTCTCTGCTCGGCTTCTCTGGGAATCAAACGTGCCCAGAGCTCAG GTTCGCCTACACTGTGGCCACCATCCTGCTCAGCACAATGGTGCGGCAGCTAAAGCTTCAGAAGCTGAAGGGACAAGTCATGGAGGTCAGATCTGAGCTGGTTTCCACGCCTAAAGACGAGACCTGGGTCACCGTCAGCAGGAGGAGCTAG